One Artemia franciscana chromosome 7, ASM3288406v1, whole genome shotgun sequence DNA segment encodes these proteins:
- the LOC136029595 gene encoding mucin-2-like: MIFRLSNYLLAGFLVTAVRGGLLGDSHGAHHGHHEDNEPNSINAILSSGSSQAILKAAASKQGYPREGYPKEESRIDCSNPFYTVLPECAPPTTTKPPCFPGSEDPSCPIVCNASFRDPRCPTTTTTTTTTTTTKPPCFPGSKDPSCPIICNVSFRDVRCPTTTTTTTTTTTTKPPCFPGSKDPSCPIICNASFRDVRCPTTTTTTTTTTTTKPPCFPGSRDPSCPIICNASFRDVRCPTTTTTTTTTTTTRPPCFPGSKDPSCPIICNASFRDVRCPTTTTTTTTTTTTKPPCFPGSRDPSCPIICNVSFRDVRCPTTTTTTTTTTTTKRPCFPGSRDPACPVVCNASFRDPRCPTTTTTTTTTTTRPPTQPVVQETTPNLEYLPPVDYLPPVSPDSSNLGALFLQPAVAEVEPTTTTTRRTTTTTTTIKPITTTTRRATTTMRKLPTTSKNKEDFDCSHPFHAFLCGESPKKKKKKIIKVKSTTARAITTTEQPTQPLCLPGEVGPQCPEANPSIDVRVFEKRPITTTTVSTTTTRAATTEVPTTTKALCFPGSSDPDCPIVCDETFTDSRCPTTAVRPTSTVAPVTTSLPKAIVKKLVKVPVAPKVVPSGENDPNHPFHSFLLQKPKNRKVKVKKISFLKNPVSQETSAASSSSAQIVEAPNNRRFRASDSLSPLPGFFESTRIKRRRENA; the protein is encoded by the exons ATG atttttcggCTTAGCAATTATCTCTTAGCTGGGTTTTTGGTAACAGCAGTGAGAGGAGGTCTCTTAGGAGATAGTCATGGTGCTCATCATGGACACCATGAAGACAATGAGCCCAATAGTATAAATGCCATCCTGTCTTCTGGATCCTCTCAGGCTATACTAAAAGCAGCTGCTTCGAAACAAGGATATCCAAGAGAAGGATATCCAAAAGAAGAATCAAGAATTGATTGCAGTAATCCTTTTTACACCGTTCTTCCAGAATGTGCTCCACCAACAACAACTAAGCCACCTTGCTTCCCTGGGTCGGAAGATCCTTCCTGTCCAATAGTCTGTAATGCTTCCTTCAGAGATCCTCGATgccctactactactaccacaacaACAACGACAACAACAACCAAGCCACCTTGCTTCCCTGGCTCAAAAGATCCTTCCTGTCCCATAATTTGTAATGTATCCTTCAGAGATGTCCGGTgtcctactactaccaccacGACAACAACTACAACAACAACTAAGCCACCCTGCTTCCCAGGTTCAAAAGATCCTTCCTGCCCCATTATATGTAATGCATCCTTCAGAGATGTCCGGTGTCCTACTACCACCACCACGACAACAACTACAACAACAACTAAGCCACCCTGCTTCCCTGGCTCAAGAGATCCTTCATGTCCCATAATCTGTAATGCATCCTTCAGAGATGTCCGGTGTCCTACTACCACCACCACGACAACAACTACAACAACAACTAGGCCACCTTGCTTCCCTGGCTCAAAAGATCCTTCCTGTCCCATAATTTGTAATGCATCATTTAGAGATGTCCGGTGTCCTACTACCACTACCACAACAACAACTACAACAACAACTAAGCCACCCTGCTTTCCTGGCTCAAGAGATCCTTCCTGTCCTATAATCTGTAATGTATCCTTCAGAGATGTCCGATgtcctactactaccaccacGACAACAACTACAACAACAACTAAGCGACCTTGCTTTCCTGGGTCTAGAGATCCAGCATGTCCTGTTGTCTGCAATGCTTCATTTAGAGATCCTCGCTGCCCAACAACAACTACGACaactacaactaccactactaGGCCACCGACTCAGCCAGTGGTTCAAGAAACAACTCCTAATCTTGAATATTTGCCACCTGTTGACTATCTACCTCCAGTCTCCCCTGATTCTTCCAATTTGGGAGCTCTCTTTCTCCAGCCAGCTGTTGCTGAGGTTGAGCCTACTACCACAACAACCAGGAGAACGACAACAACGACAACGACAATAAAGCCGATTACCACAACAACCAGAAGAGCCACAACAACCATGAGAAAGCTACCTACAACTTCTAAAAACAAGGAAGATTTTGATTGTAGCCATCCATTCCATGCTTTCCTTTGTGGAGAAAGtccaaagaagaagaagaagaagataataaaagtaaaatcaacTACTGCCCGCGCAATTACCACAACTGAGCAGCCAACACAGCCCCTTTGCCTTCCAGGAGAAGTAGGACCACAATGCCCAGAAGCAAATCCATCTATTGATGTACGAGTTTTTGAGAAACGTCCAATAACCACTACTACTGTTAGCACAACCACAACTAGAGCTGCCACAACTGAGGTACCGACGACTACAAAAGCACTATGCTTTCCAGGATCAAGCGATCCAGACTGTCCTATTGTATGTGATGAAACATTTACAGATTCACGGTGCCCCACAACCGCAGTTCGCCCAACATCTACAGTTGCTCCTGTAACTACATCTCTTCCTAAAGCTATCGTGAAGAAACTTGTGAAAGTACCAGTTGCTCCAAAAGTAGTACCAAGTGGTGAAAATGATCCAAACCATCCTTTCCATTCTTTCCTTTTACAAAAACCAAAGAATAGGAAAGTCAAAGTTAAGAAGATTTCCTTCCTGAAAAATCCGGTGTCTCAAGAAACTTCTGCAGCATCATCTAGCTCAGCTCAGATTGTGGAAGCTCCAAATAATAGAAGGTTTAGAGCGTCTGATTCCTTATCCCCCCTACCAGGATTTTTTGAATCAACAAGAATCAAAAGGAGGCGAGAAAATGCCTAA